A genomic stretch from Pontibacter liquoris includes:
- a CDS encoding GNAT family N-acetyltransferase, which yields MSFLYNTQADKVAEQLETPHLLLRPYEEKDAGDFMRLLQENPTALSPAFGGRRARVHALEDARLQVQQLRSDWDTRRTFDFGVWLKESERYIGDVALKNLDRSIPKAELGLYFSDWPNTHDLAQEALHAVMEFAFDQLGMNKVYLRCTNSNNFYGELAQTCGFAKEGLLRSDYRGADSDELLDLCYYGITRKDFEKTQQKSSASSEALA from the coding sequence ATGAGCTTTTTATACAACACGCAGGCCGACAAAGTAGCAGAGCAACTGGAAACACCGCATCTGTTGCTGCGCCCGTACGAGGAAAAAGATGCCGGCGATTTTATGCGCCTGCTGCAAGAGAACCCCACGGCGCTAAGCCCGGCTTTTGGCGGCCGGCGGGCCCGCGTACATGCGCTGGAAGATGCCCGCCTGCAGGTACAACAACTGCGCTCCGATTGGGACACACGCCGCACCTTTGACTTTGGCGTTTGGCTGAAAGAAAGCGAACGCTACATTGGCGATGTGGCCTTGAAGAACCTGGACCGTAGTATACCCAAAGCCGAACTGGGGCTATACTTCAGCGACTGGCCCAATACGCACGATCTGGCACAGGAAGCCCTGCACGCGGTAATGGAATTTGCTTTTGACCAGCTGGGCATGAACAAAGTATACCTGCGCTGCACCAACAGCAACAACTTTTATGGCGAACTGGCCCAGACCTGCGGCTTTGCGAAAGAAGGACTGCTGCGCAGTGATTACCGGGGCGCCGACTCCGACGAACTGCTGGACCTGTGCTATTACGGCATTACCCGCAAAGACTTTGAGAAGACACAGCAAAAGAGCAGCGCCAGTTCGGAAGCCCTGGCATAA
- a CDS encoding SDR family NAD(P)-dependent oxidoreductase has product MGNRLEGKVAIVTGGGSGIGEAICKKFAQEGAKVIVAGFSEDPVEEVAREIQEEGGTAIHYTGDLSVLSNAESCVQLAVKQYGKLDILINNAGTFPETNMLTDFTEEAFDYLLKNNIRTAFAMSKAALPELQKTRGNIVSAGSESGALGLAQNAPYGGTKGFIHAFAKGLAAEQAQKGVRSNIVAPGPIDTGWTHKETGPMDSQMEQMVTKGTLMGRRGTPEEVANVYLFLASDEASYVTGAIFPVDGGTLIAKGPAGDQAAESMKAQPDGKLKLKHSRESHTSIRSQDA; this is encoded by the coding sequence ATGGGAAACAGACTGGAAGGAAAAGTGGCTATCGTAACCGGCGGCGGCTCGGGTATTGGCGAAGCCATATGTAAGAAGTTTGCACAGGAAGGTGCCAAGGTGATTGTGGCCGGTTTTTCAGAAGACCCGGTAGAAGAAGTGGCCCGGGAAATACAGGAGGAGGGCGGCACGGCCATCCATTACACCGGCGATCTGTCAGTACTGTCCAATGCTGAGAGCTGTGTACAGCTGGCCGTAAAGCAGTATGGCAAACTGGATATCCTCATCAACAACGCAGGCACCTTTCCGGAAACAAACATGCTCACCGACTTTACGGAAGAAGCTTTCGACTACCTGCTGAAAAACAACATCCGGACGGCTTTTGCCATGAGCAAGGCGGCGCTGCCGGAGCTGCAGAAAACCAGGGGCAACATTGTAAGCGCCGGATCCGAGTCAGGGGCGTTGGGGCTGGCCCAAAATGCGCCCTACGGCGGCACAAAAGGCTTTATACATGCCTTTGCCAAAGGCCTGGCAGCAGAGCAGGCCCAGAAAGGGGTTCGGAGCAATATTGTGGCGCCAGGGCCGATCGATACAGGTTGGACGCACAAGGAGACCGGACCAATGGATAGCCAGATGGAGCAGATGGTAACGAAAGGCACGCTGATGGGCCGCCGCGGCACCCCGGAAGAAGTGGCCAACGTTTACCTGTTCCTCGCGTCTGATGAGGCATCTTACGTTACCGGAGCCATTTTCCCGGTAGATGGCGGCACGCTGATAGCCAAAGGCCCTGCCGGCGACCAGGCCGCAGAAAGTATGAAAGCGCAGCCGGACGGCAAGCTAAAGCTGAAGCACTCCCGGGAGAGCCATACTTCTATCCGGAGCCAAGATGCATAG